In Coregonus clupeaformis isolate EN_2021a chromosome 32, ASM2061545v1, whole genome shotgun sequence, the following are encoded in one genomic region:
- the LOC123481058 gene encoding palmitoyltransferase ZDHHC1-like isoform X2: MVEEEQLPTVSTELRTATRKHIQKKKKKVHKEPAEGINDRSTETSSNRGPEPDPCSVTPVPTSVSHLSSSLSQHLPFPAFPLRASLQSGPVLPAGPPAEYHSDSAESLEEIPVALARLGTSAMAGTSMGTTASTAAAGSSSQRSLLLPAVQAHPSPQPQPRTKRKASTHSSRTWGGGEQRFEMAAQPPTVYVSRSSGQPGGAEHREDKHSSRQASRRGLEQSGPGPSSRAGTPLA, translated from the exons ATGGTTGAAGAGGAACAGTTACCCACCGTCTCCACTGAGCTCAGGACAGCAACACGAAAACAcatccag aagaagaagaagaaagtccACAAAGAGCCAGCGGAGGGGATCAACGACCGTTCCACTGAGACCAGCAGCAACAGAGGCCCAGAACCTG ACCCCTGCAGTGTAACTCCAGTCCCCACGTCCGTGTCCCACCTGTCCAGCTCCCTGAGCCAGCACCTCCCCTTCCCTGCCTTCCCCCTCCGGGCCTCCCTCCAGTCTGGCCCCGTGCTGCCCGCCGGGCCCCCTGCTGAGTATCACTCTGACTCTGCAGAGTCCCTGGAAGAGATCCCCGTGGCGCTGGCACGACTGGGCACATCCGCCATGGCCGGGACGTCTATGGGTACGACCGCCTCGACCGCTGCTGCTGGATCGTCTTCTCAACGCTCTCTACTGCTGCCTGCAGTCCAAGCCCATCCCtcgccccagccccagccccggACCAAGAGGAAGGCCTCCACACACAGCAGCAGGACGTGGGGAGGGGGGGAGCAGAGGTTTGAGATGGCCGCCCAGCCTCCTACGGTGTATGTTAGTAGGAGTAGTGGACAGCCGGGGGGAGCCGAGCACCGGGAGGACAAACACAGCAGCAGGCAGGCCAGCAGGAGAGGCCTGGAGCAGTCTGGTCCTGGGCCCAGCTCCAGGGCAGGCACCCCACTGGCCTAG
- the LOC123481058 gene encoding palmitoyltransferase ZDHHC1-like isoform X1, with the protein MVEEEQLPTVSTELRTATRKHIQKKKKKVHKEPAEGINDRSTETSSNRGPEPVDPCSVTPVPTSVSHLSSSLSQHLPFPAFPLRASLQSGPVLPAGPPAEYHSDSAESLEEIPVALARLGTSAMAGTSMGTTASTAAAGSSSQRSLLLPAVQAHPSPQPQPRTKRKASTHSSRTWGGGEQRFEMAAQPPTVYVSRSSGQPGGAEHREDKHSSRQASRRGLEQSGPGPSSRAGTPLA; encoded by the exons ATGGTTGAAGAGGAACAGTTACCCACCGTCTCCACTGAGCTCAGGACAGCAACACGAAAACAcatccag aagaagaagaagaaagtccACAAAGAGCCAGCGGAGGGGATCAACGACCGTTCCACTGAGACCAGCAGCAACAGAGGCCCAGAACCTG tagACCCCTGCAGTGTAACTCCAGTCCCCACGTCCGTGTCCCACCTGTCCAGCTCCCTGAGCCAGCACCTCCCCTTCCCTGCCTTCCCCCTCCGGGCCTCCCTCCAGTCTGGCCCCGTGCTGCCCGCCGGGCCCCCTGCTGAGTATCACTCTGACTCTGCAGAGTCCCTGGAAGAGATCCCCGTGGCGCTGGCACGACTGGGCACATCCGCCATGGCCGGGACGTCTATGGGTACGACCGCCTCGACCGCTGCTGCTGGATCGTCTTCTCAACGCTCTCTACTGCTGCCTGCAGTCCAAGCCCATCCCtcgccccagccccagccccggACCAAGAGGAAGGCCTCCACACACAGCAGCAGGACGTGGGGAGGGGGGGAGCAGAGGTTTGAGATGGCCGCCCAGCCTCCTACGGTGTATGTTAGTAGGAGTAGTGGACAGCCGGGGGGAGCCGAGCACCGGGAGGACAAACACAGCAGCAGGCAGGCCAGCAGGAGAGGCCTGGAGCAGTCTGGTCCTGGGCCCAGCTCCAGGGCAGGCACCCCACTGGCCTAG